The Musa acuminata AAA Group cultivar baxijiao chromosome BXJ1-3, Cavendish_Baxijiao_AAA, whole genome shotgun sequence genome window below encodes:
- the LOC135636146 gene encoding uncharacterized protein LOC135636146: MDSAARFPAPEGTALVTADEMFAKRGCCCFRMPWPGTRARKAAERREYGGGPVTGRWWWRRGMKVVMKVREWTEIVAGPRWKTFVRRFRRRPRHGGFGYDPLSYALNFDEGLGSDSDGHSVRRGFSARYATPPASATSSMDLGGPNDAPPFVGDAHR, encoded by the coding sequence ATGGACTCGGCCGCTCGCTTTCCGGCTCCGGAAGGAACGGCACTGGTCACCGCGGACGAGATGTTCGCCAAGCGCGGCTGTTGCTGCTTCCGGATGCCCTGGCCTGGCACGCGGGCGCGCAAGGCGGCGGAGCGGCGCGAGTACGGGGGAGGGCCTGTGACGGGGCGGTGGTGGTGGAGGCGAGGAATGAAGGTGGTCATGAAAGTGAGGGAGTGGACGGAGATCGTGGCCGGCCCCAGATGGAAGACCTTCGTCCGGCGGTTCCGCCGCCGGCCCCGTCACGGCGGGTTCGGATACGACCCCCTCAGTTACGCCCTCAACTTCGACGAAGGGCTGGGCAGCGACTCCGACGGCCACAGCGTTAGACGGGGATTCTCCGCCAGGTACGCCACTCCGCCGGCATCGGCCACGTCGTCGATGGATCTTGGGGGGCCCAACGACGCGCCGCCGTTCGTGGGCGACGCCCACCGATGA
- the LOC103978025 gene encoding uncharacterized protein LOC103978025 — MEEAKKKAMVLLFLVVLSGGFCSVSAASPARLVSAFVSNLLSALLRRLWSLTPSTGNAILNRSSVKFESGYNVETVFDGSKLGIEPFSVGVMPSGDLLVLDSLNSNIYRVSLPLSKYSRPKLVAGSAEGYTGHVDGKPRGARMNHPKGLAVDDKGNIYVADTKNKAIRKVSDTGVTTIAGGKSNKGGHVDGPSEDATFSSDFEVVYIGSGCSLLVVDRGNKAIREIQLHFDDCSYQYGAGFPLGIAMLFAAGFFGYMLAMLQQRWAVVVSSTNDPTSPTEASYLSSPYQQPMNSSLRPPLIPPEAEYKKHEEEEGLFTSVKKLVTGAGLSLSLMISGIFLRKRSQSYHQEQQKQQRKANSWPLQESFVVPDEEPPPVEVQTPNQQRKTYAFMSKNLEKVQQLRNDRAYFNGWDGESQPQQHLQKHRQLSSSPQTYYEPTYETTDEVVFGAVQESDSKYDIAPSYDQYGPRYRVSYLGHYNDY, encoded by the exons atggaggaggcgAAGAAGAAGGCGATGGTGCTGCTGTTCTTGGTGGTCTTGTCCGGTGGGTTTTGCAGCGTGTCTGCTGCTTCCCCTGCAA GGCTGGTTAGTGCGTTTGTCTCCAATCTCTTGTCGGCTCTGTTGCGACGTCTGTGGTCGTTGACGCCTTCTACTGGAAACG CGATCTTGAACCGTTCGAGTGTGAAGTTTGAGAGCGGGTACAATGTGGAGACCGTGTTTGATGGAAGCAAACTTGGAATCGAGCCATTCTCTGTTGGAGTCATGCCGAGCGGGGATCTCCTAGTCTTGGATTCCCTGAACAGCAACATTTACAGAGTTTCTCTGCCGTTGTCTAAAT ACAGCAGGCCTAAGCTTGTTGCTGGTTCAGCAGAAGGATACACTGGTCATGTTGATGGGAAGCCACGGGGAGCAAGGATGAATCATCCAAAGGGACTTGCGGTGGATGATAAGGGTAACATTTATGTTGCAGACACCAAGAACAAAGCAATCAGGAAAGTCAGTGACACTG GAGTTACAACAATAGCTGGGGGAAAGTCGAACAAAGGGGGCCACGTCGATGGGCCAAGTGAAGATGCAACATTCTCCAGTGATTTTGAGGTGGTCTACATTGGTAGTGGCTGTTCTCTTCTGGTGGTAGACAGGGGTAACAAGGCAATCCGGGAGATCCAGCTGCACTTTGATGATTGTTCTTACCAGTATGGAGCTGGTTTTCCTCTAG GAATTGCAATGCTCTTTGCTGCTGGTTTCTTTGGCTACATGCTTGCAATGTTGCAGCAGCGGTGGGCAGTGGTAGTATCGTCCACTAAT GATCCAACATCTCCTACTGAAGCAAGCTATCTGTCTAGTCCGTATCAGCAGCCAATGAACTCATCACTCAGGCCACCACTAATTCCACCGGAAGCTGAATACAAGAAGCATGAAGAAGAAGAGGGCCTCTTCACCTCAGTTAAGAAGCTTGTCACAGGTGCTGGCTTATCCCTCAGTCTCATGATCAGTGGAATATTCTTGAGAAAAAGGTCACAGAGCTATCACCAGGAGCAGCAGAAGCAACAACGCAAGGCAAACTCATGGCCCCTGCAAGAAAGTTTCGTCGTTCCAGACGAAGAACCACCTCCAGTAGAGGTACAAACACCAAATCAGCAGCGTAAGACCTATGCATTCATGTCAAAGAACCTGGAGAAGGTCCAGCAACTACGTAATGACAGAGCCTATTTCAATGGATGGGATGGAGAATCACAACCGCAGCAGCACTTGCAGAAACATCGACAGCTCTCTTCAAGCCCACAGACCTACTATGAGCCAACCTACGAGACAACAGACGAGGTGGTTTTTGGGGCAGTGCAGGAATCGGATAGTAAGTATGACATAGCTCCATCCTATGATCAATATGGTCCTCGGTACCGAGTCAGT